From a single Candidatus Eisenbacteria bacterium genomic region:
- a CDS encoding Hsp20/alpha crystallin family protein, producing MNGPVSRRWPTSEPRSVLRDLGSLHQEIEGLFENVFGNRAVEAVADWAPRVETFVKDETLHVRADLPGVDPKAVDISVEDDLLTIRGERKAEHKEAAYREVTYGSFERRIRVPDGVDPEKIVAKYTHGVLEIAVPIPKPVTKKVNVQIADASKSA from the coding sequence ATGAACGGACCGGTGTCTCGCAGGTGGCCCACCTCGGAGCCCCGCTCGGTGCTCCGGGATCTCGGGAGCCTTCATCAGGAGATCGAGGGGCTCTTCGAGAACGTGTTCGGGAACCGCGCCGTCGAGGCGGTGGCCGACTGGGCGCCGCGCGTCGAGACGTTCGTGAAGGACGAGACCCTGCACGTCCGGGCGGACCTGCCCGGTGTCGATCCCAAGGCGGTCGACATCTCAGTCGAGGACGACCTGCTGACGATCCGCGGCGAGCGCAAAGCCGAGCACAAGGAAGCGGCGTATCGGGAAGTGACCTACGGCAGCTTCGAGCGCCGGATCCGGGTACCCGACGGCGTCGATCCGGAGAAGATCGTCGCCAAGTACACGCACGGCGTGCTCGAGATCGCGGTGCCGATCCCGAAGCCGGTGACCAAGAAGGTCAACGTCCAGATCGCCGACGCGTCGAAGTCGGCCTGA
- a CDS encoding heterodisulfide reductase-related iron-sulfur binding cluster yields MTFDPRDPSFYDEAAVDAELVRVFDICHGCRMCFNYCPSFPALFDAVDAHEERGEGEVKALSPAEKWKVVDLCYQCKLCYVKCPYIPPHELNVDFPRLMLRAKATRVRREGVTLQDKALGDPDRIAKVSTGIAASIVNWANGKKGLRVLVEKAVGIHRDRVLPPFAGQTFERWFGKTRNGAAGERRVALFETCSINYNYPHIGAATVQVLEHNGFRVLRPPQRCCGMPALDGGDIERAVAMARANVASLLPLVEQGVSVVVLGPTCGYTAKQEWPALVGTDDARRVAAHVVDAGEFLAREHAAGRLNRTFTKPQGKLGYHVPCHLRAQNIGAPFSALLELIPDTTVEAIERCSAFDGTWGMKREYYELSRKYAKKLCRALDDSEAVRLVSDCPLAGLNVTEELGVTPAHPMEVLRDAYGLAPALPAVENVWPGGSVAGCGRASCAGGFCHAKPPG; encoded by the coding sequence ATGACCTTCGATCCTCGCGATCCGAGCTTCTACGACGAGGCCGCCGTGGACGCCGAGCTCGTCCGCGTCTTCGACATCTGTCACGGCTGCCGGATGTGCTTCAACTACTGCCCTTCGTTCCCGGCGCTCTTCGACGCGGTCGACGCGCACGAGGAGCGAGGCGAAGGCGAGGTGAAGGCCCTCTCGCCGGCCGAGAAGTGGAAGGTCGTGGACCTGTGCTACCAGTGCAAGCTCTGTTACGTTAAGTGCCCGTACATCCCACCGCACGAGCTGAACGTCGACTTCCCCCGGCTCATGCTCCGGGCCAAGGCGACGCGGGTGCGGCGCGAGGGCGTCACGCTGCAGGACAAGGCGCTCGGCGACCCGGACCGGATCGCGAAGGTGTCGACCGGGATCGCGGCTTCCATCGTCAACTGGGCCAACGGCAAGAAAGGGCTCCGCGTGCTCGTGGAGAAAGCCGTCGGGATCCACCGCGATCGCGTGCTGCCGCCGTTCGCCGGCCAGACGTTCGAGCGCTGGTTCGGGAAGACGCGCAACGGGGCGGCGGGCGAACGCCGGGTCGCGCTGTTCGAGACCTGCTCGATCAACTACAACTATCCCCACATCGGTGCCGCGACCGTGCAGGTGCTCGAGCACAACGGCTTCCGCGTCCTGCGCCCGCCCCAGCGCTGCTGCGGCATGCCGGCCCTCGACGGCGGCGACATCGAGCGGGCGGTCGCGATGGCACGCGCGAACGTCGCCTCGCTCCTGCCCCTGGTCGAGCAGGGTGTGTCCGTCGTCGTCCTCGGACCGACGTGCGGCTACACGGCGAAGCAGGAGTGGCCCGCGCTCGTCGGCACCGACGACGCCCGCCGCGTCGCCGCGCACGTGGTCGACGCCGGCGAGTTCCTCGCGCGCGAGCACGCCGCCGGCCGCTTGAACCGCACCTTCACCAAGCCGCAGGGCAAGCTCGGCTACCACGTGCCCTGCCACCTGCGCGCCCAGAACATCGGGGCGCCGTTCAGTGCGCTCCTGGAGCTGATTCCCGACACGACGGTCGAGGCCATCGAGCGCTGCTCGGCGTTCGACGGCACGTGGGGGATGAAGAGGGAGTACTACGAGCTGTCGCGGAAGTACGCGAAGAAGCTCTGCCGCGCGCTCGACGACAGCGAGGCCGTGCGTCTCGTCTCCGACTGTCCGCTCGCGGGACTCAACGTCACCGAGGAGCTCGGGGTCACGCCGGCGCACCCGATGGAGGTTCTGCGCGACGCCTACGGGCTCGCGCCCGCGCTCCCGGCCGTCGAGAACGTTTGGCCGGGTGGATCGGTCGCCGGCTGCGGGCGCGCGTCGTGCGCCGGCGGCTTTTGCCACGCGAAGCCGCCGGGGTGA